The sequence below is a genomic window from Cicer arietinum cultivar CDC Frontier isolate Library 1 chromosome 6, Cicar.CDCFrontier_v2.0, whole genome shotgun sequence.
CCAATCATAGTGGATCTACATCGTCTTATTGCTCCCAAACTAAACTGAATAATGtgagttttatatttatatttttgactgttgttgcaatttatttattactattgtatattcaacaaataattttatttcatttttatgtttttagacTTTAATTGTTGGGAATTTGAGGACTCGTCTTATAGCCGAATGGCCAAATTTAAATGGCggtgattttaaattttggagccATGAATGGGAGAAACATGGCACGTGTTCATCCATGGCACAAAACCCACTAGGATATTTATCCCTTGCACTAacgataaaaaaaaaggtatgaAATGTTACCTATCTTTACAAGAGCCAACATTGTTCCTCATCCAAAAAAACTTATACGAGATCTCTAATTAACAGTACGATAGTTGGAGAAATTCATGCAATACCGCAACTTTCTTGTGTGTTTAATGCAAAGAGAAATTCATATCTCTTAGAAATAATACTTTGCTTAGACCAAACTGGAGCTACTTTCATCAATTGTTATCCTTACAGAATTGATGAGACTATTTGGAAATTCTTCTGCTGCGAAGGTTACAGAGTTGATCAGCTTAAGGCAAACACtacacacacctattgaatgtgGCTGCAATGGTCCTTTCAAACTAGGTTTCACAAACAACACATGTCCTGCTAACACAATCAACACATTAGCCAATTTCATTTTTGGTGGTAGACTTAGTCAagatttcattttcatttctgGCTTGCttcaaaaattaagaaagagaaaaataataatattgaagattgcaataattttatcataaaaaataagattattatacttttttcatcttttaaaatttttgtcctaaaaattgaaagatgtcactcaattgaaaaaaaaaaacatttgaagGTGGTCATGTTATTTGACTTATTTCCAATCCTTAAAAACACACCGTCAACAATAACATTAAGGCATTCCAATTTTAATCAACTCACTTTGAATCTATGATAGTAATTTTCTTAGCTTTCTTAAACAAATTTTCAATCAATGCATACTTAGAACTTCCTACAATTAAAGATTATagtaaatgaaaaataagaacAAATAGAAAAGCATAAACTGTTAAAAACATTGgactaaataaattttcaaaattttgaaattattgataataattgaGTAAAGTTTAGAaatcttttttgaaaattaattaaaatcgcCATAACTTGAAATGCAAAGCTTATAAAAGTGAAAGTCAAATAGATAAGTCAAAACTTAAGTCATTAGTTCATATGTTTgctaaagtaaaataaaagtgGATGCTAAAATTAGggaaccaaaaaaataacaacaaaactaGCTTCATCCTTACAAAATAGAGTATCTAGATATACCATTAGATAAaaggaaattaaaattttggagTATCTAGATCTACCATTAAAGTAGCTTCATCAATTCACTCAACAATACTTATTTCTTCTCATTGTATTTCcttctcaaatattttttcttattactTCTCAGAAATTATTAAAGCTTTTCTTGATGTCAATTTTTGCTTTTCTGTCGAAGAAGTTTTTTTTCGATTTCTTCATTGATTCTCGTTTTTCAATTGAAGACATTTTTTCCAATTTGTTTACTTTTTTGATTCCATCTTCAATCGATTCCTTCAACGTCTGATTCAAACTTAAAAATTTCTTCATTAACATTAGAAAGTCAACTATTGAttcctaaaattaaataaaataatcaatgataagataaaaatgaaatactacaccaattcaaaaattaaagttgAGTTAAGAAATCTTATTtagataattgtttttattataaaattcaactttttaGTGGGcggaaaaaaatctaaatttcaaATCATAGctgaaaaatcaatttatagataaattatacgacttattcaaagtaaaaatgcatgcctttttttttttctgcaacCTCTTACACTTATTTTGAAAAACCTATTATAAACAACACTTGGATTCTAAACAGAAGAGGAACTCACATACATGAACCAAAGTTTAAAAGGATAAAAGAAGAGGAACTCACATCTTGAAATGAGGTGTAACCTAAATCCATTATAAAATGGTCGGATAACAATATGCATGTCATATTTCACGATTCAAAACAGAGAATTATTAAATGCAACAAAGGACTGCATGTATGCTAAAATTCGAGCACTAAAACAAAGGGTTGCTAAAATTCGCAATTCATGTTTTTCTTACACTCATTTAACATAATATGGATTAGGGtttactcttctcttttttctttaggtggctacttttttttctttcaaaatagtCTCTATCTTTTTTAACCCTAATAATACCCTTCTCCACTTTAATAAGTGAGGCCAATGAACTACAGTATTTGGACTTTTCTCCACATACGAAGAGacactacgccagaaatgacatttaacagcgcccattttacagcgctttctaaacacaagcgctgttgtaattatattttaaaaataacggaacctattatagcgctttttatgtaaagcgctgtagtaggtcatataacgtttgcgcatcacgttataaggattttacagcgcttgtcaaaaaagcgctgtaaacggaagcgctttcgcgaatcagttacagcgcttttttcacaagcgctgtaaaacacatgcgctttcattgaatttaactacctattacagcgcttttttcacaagcgctgtaaaacacatgtgctttcattgaatttaactacttattacagcgcttttttcacaagcgctgtaaaatacatgcgctttcattgaatttaactacctactacagcgcttttttcacaagcgctgtaaaacac
It includes:
- the LOC140920811 gene encoding ribonuclease S-6-like encodes the protein MLSSMLFLLLLSTSYGAYDYYKLAQQWPTTYCRHSSQTIMMPCNPNVPIKFTLHGLWPSNHSGSTSSYCSQTKLNNTLIVGNLRTRLIAEWPNLNGGDFKFWSHEWEKHGTCSSMAQNPLGYLSLALTIKKKRNSYLLEIILCLDQTGATFINCYPYRIDETIWKFFCCEGYRVDQLKANTTHTY